In Synechocystis sp. PCC 6714, the following are encoded in one genomic region:
- a CDS encoding SpoIIE family protein phosphatase: protein MNNSVKSVDIENATAFIRHELRTPINAIVGYGEMVQEELDAEDSPLLTKVDILLVEAKKLLETINLFVKYSDGEDASDFQKLFSAITHTTNPSITKIIIACDDLLVAKECTDRVEIIEDIKKIRLAGLRLQGLVNNIESIFTNFLDSLNLNLQSDPSVDTSPESSSDQTEIILSNIRTNRIDRRELLTGNILVVDDNPSNLDLFFQHLTRKGHTVTTSLSAKDALVLLKNQSYDLILLDLLMPETNGDQFLEYLKTSSEFQHIPVIIVSALDEFESIIRCIEIGAEDFLPKPFDPVLLKARIGSSLEKKRLRDQEKLYTQQVEALSEMMAKELEKGRQMQKNFLPARLLTRAGWEFSAYFSPARQLAGDFYDLFELPGDRLGLVVADVCDKGVGAALFMGLFRSLIRIFSGQAALDGLINPSLNLPGDRQDSEIELDDLVNGINFEPLESIKLINNYVAINHGEASMFATIFFGILEPSTGKLSYINGGHEPVFIVDSNHQLKSKLTSTGPAVGMLPDLDFKVGEIILQPGDLLLSYTDGVTEAKSPTGKFFGKEKLLEALGNNFNSVEQLMGDLKTSLAEHMGEAEQFDDITLLAVKFQAN, encoded by the coding sequence ATGAATAATTCAGTCAAATCAGTTGATATAGAAAACGCCACTGCTTTTATTCGCCATGAGCTGAGAACTCCCATTAATGCCATCGTAGGCTACGGGGAAATGGTCCAGGAAGAATTAGATGCAGAGGATTCTCCCCTGCTGACAAAAGTGGATATCCTGTTGGTGGAGGCCAAAAAGTTATTAGAAACTATTAATTTATTTGTCAAATATTCCGACGGAGAAGATGCCTCTGATTTTCAGAAGCTTTTTTCTGCTATTACCCACACCACTAACCCTTCCATTACTAAGATTATTATTGCCTGCGATGACTTGCTTGTGGCAAAAGAATGTACGGATAGGGTTGAAATCATTGAGGATATTAAGAAAATCAGACTAGCCGGTCTGCGATTGCAGGGATTAGTAAATAATATTGAATCAATTTTTACTAATTTCTTAGATTCTTTGAATCTTAATTTACAATCCGATCCATCCGTGGATACATCACCGGAATCTTCTTCCGATCAGACTGAAATTATTCTTAGTAATATTCGGACTAATCGCATCGACCGAAGAGAATTGTTAACCGGCAATATTTTAGTGGTAGACGATAATCCCAGTAACTTGGATTTGTTCTTTCAGCATTTAACCCGAAAAGGTCATACTGTTACCACTAGCTTAAGTGCTAAAGATGCCCTGGTTCTGCTTAAAAATCAAAGCTATGATCTGATTTTATTAGATCTCCTCATGCCGGAAACTAATGGAGACCAGTTTCTAGAATATTTAAAAACTAGTTCAGAATTTCAGCACATTCCAGTAATTATTGTTTCAGCTCTGGATGAATTTGAGAGTATTATTCGTTGCATTGAAATCGGAGCGGAGGACTTTTTGCCCAAACCCTTCGATCCAGTCCTGCTCAAAGCTCGCATCGGTTCTTCTTTAGAAAAAAAGCGTTTACGGGACCAAGAAAAGTTATATACCCAGCAGGTGGAAGCTCTTTCAGAAATGATGGCTAAAGAGTTGGAAAAGGGGAGACAAATGCAAAAGAACTTTTTGCCTGCCCGTTTACTAACCAGGGCTGGTTGGGAATTTTCTGCCTATTTTAGCCCCGCTCGACAATTAGCTGGGGATTTTTATGACCTCTTTGAACTTCCCGGCGATCGCCTCGGGCTAGTGGTGGCCGATGTTTGTGATAAGGGGGTGGGGGCGGCATTATTTATGGGACTATTTCGTAGTTTAATTCGTATCTTTTCTGGCCAAGCAGCATTAGATGGACTGATTAATCCTTCCCTTAATTTACCCGGCGATCGCCAAGATTCAGAAATTGAATTGGATGACCTCGTCAATGGGATTAATTTTGAACCATTGGAGTCCATTAAATTAATTAATAACTATGTGGCCATCAACCACGGCGAAGCAAGTATGTTTGCCACAATTTTCTTTGGCATTTTAGAACCTAGTACGGGAAAATTATCCTACATTAATGGTGGCCATGAGCCGGTTTTTATTGTTGATAGCAACCACCAACTAAAAAGCAAGCTAACCTCTACAGGGCCAGCGGTGGGAATGCTGCCGGATTTGGATTTTAAAGTGGGAGAAATTATTTTACAACCAGGGGATTTACTCCTCTCCTATACCGATGGAGTAACGGAGGCCAAGTCCCCCACAGGTAAATTTTTCGGCAAAGAAAAATTATTAGAAGCTTTGGGCAATAATTTCAACTCAGTTGAGCAACTCATGGGTGATCTAAAAACTTCCCTCGCAGAACATATGGGGGAAGCGGAGCAGTTTGATGACATCACTTTATTAGCAGTCAAGTTCCAAGCAAACTAA
- a CDS encoding response regulator, with protein MTKILLVEDNEMNRDMLSRRLIRKGYEVTIAVDGQEAVAMAISECPQLILMDMSLPVMDGWTATKEIKSNPLGANIPIIALTAHAMASDREKAIAAGCDDYDTKPIEIKRLLEKIEALVNQTGSSQN; from the coding sequence ATGACTAAGATTCTCCTAGTTGAAGATAACGAAATGAACCGTGACATGTTGTCGCGTCGCTTGATCCGCAAAGGGTATGAGGTAACCATTGCGGTGGACGGCCAAGAAGCGGTGGCAATGGCCATCTCAGAATGCCCCCAATTAATCCTCATGGATATGAGCTTGCCAGTTATGGATGGCTGGACTGCCACTAAGGAGATTAAAAGCAATCCCCTGGGGGCTAACATTCCTATTATTGCTTTGACCGCCCATGCCATGGCCAGTGATCGGGAAAAGGCGATCGCCGCGGGTTGCGACGATTATGATACCAAGCCAATCGAGATTAAACGTCTATTGGAAAAAATTGAGGCATTGGTCAACCAGACTGGTTCATCCCAAAACTGA
- a CDS encoding hybrid sensor histidine kinase/response regulator: MISIVKSVRKSLLLKIVLSYFCLSSMVVASIFLVANYRASKGIEGQTFNRLTISNNLKEYQLEQWMESQKDILFLLSDINSIQRGAEMLKKLSPSDIGYKNEQRVLIDELQEIDLFLPHIETINILNTGGIVVASTNPEEIGIYKGIGNQTTYFADVKSDLKIVPNFYFSKIYNRPSMTFATSIRHDTTNERLGYLSIDINLNAIDNLIRKRTGLGNTGETFLVGKIDSKVSFISADGNKNDSNKNSKVNFNTLGINSVMAGNSGQGSYINYAGTPVLGVYQWIEKYNLALITEIGKDEALESARRFTHMLVLVGLLSTALLLIAVYLLSIKITKPILLITQAAIDISSGDRDTRAPVLGEDELGILAKSFNMMTTELRESYSSLQKKNQELELTQKQLAEANSCLEEKVQQRTEELENTIKALELARSEAETANATKSIFLANMSHELRTPLNAIIGYSEMLIEESEDLESEEFVPDLDKILRSGKALLALINDLLDLSKIEAGKMELYLETFNINELITGILDTIDPLIKNNHNQLQVEISLKSEQMHADLTKVRQGILNLLSNASKFTKQGTISLLVKEFEVEQKPWLSFQVKDTGIGMTEEQMAKLFQPFTQADSSTTRKYGGTGLGLAITRKFCQMMGGDILLTSEIGMGSTFTIKLPKYVEVSSAEIT; encoded by the coding sequence ATGATTTCAATTGTAAAATCAGTACGAAAAAGTCTACTGCTAAAAATTGTCCTCTCCTACTTCTGTCTTTCTAGTATGGTAGTGGCATCAATTTTTTTAGTTGCAAATTATAGAGCTTCTAAGGGGATAGAAGGTCAAACATTTAATCGGTTAACCATTTCTAATAATCTCAAAGAATATCAACTAGAGCAATGGATGGAAAGTCAGAAAGACATACTTTTTTTGCTGAGTGATATCAACAGTATTCAAAGGGGAGCTGAAATGTTAAAAAAATTATCTCCCAGTGATATTGGATATAAAAATGAGCAGAGAGTATTAATTGATGAATTGCAAGAAATTGATCTTTTTCTTCCCCATATTGAAACCATCAATATTCTCAATACTGGTGGCATTGTAGTGGCTTCCACTAATCCGGAAGAAATTGGTATCTATAAGGGTATTGGCAATCAAACCACTTATTTTGCAGATGTTAAATCAGACTTAAAAATAGTGCCAAATTTTTATTTTTCTAAGATTTATAATCGGCCAAGTATGACGTTCGCCACCAGCATCAGACATGATACTACCAATGAAAGACTTGGTTATTTAAGCATAGATATTAACTTGAATGCCATTGACAACTTAATCCGCAAGCGTACGGGATTGGGCAATACAGGGGAAACATTTTTAGTGGGAAAAATAGATAGTAAAGTTTCGTTCATTTCAGCAGATGGAAATAAAAATGATTCCAACAAGAATTCTAAGGTTAATTTTAATACCTTGGGAATAAATTCAGTGATGGCTGGCAATAGTGGCCAAGGCAGCTATATTAATTATGCTGGCACACCGGTGCTGGGGGTTTATCAATGGATAGAAAAATATAATTTAGCCCTAATTACTGAAATTGGTAAAGATGAAGCCCTAGAATCTGCTCGGAGATTTACCCATATGTTAGTTTTGGTGGGGCTGTTGAGCACAGCTCTGCTTTTAATTGCAGTTTATTTATTATCCATCAAAATAACTAAGCCAATTTTGCTTATTACCCAGGCAGCCATCGATATATCTTCCGGCGATCGGGATACAAGGGCTCCAGTGTTGGGGGAAGATGAATTAGGGATTCTAGCCAAATCATTTAATATGATGACCACTGAGTTACGGGAATCCTATTCTAGTTTACAGAAAAAAAACCAAGAATTGGAGTTAACCCAAAAACAATTGGCAGAGGCTAATTCTTGTCTGGAAGAAAAAGTACAGCAGAGAACCGAAGAGTTGGAAAATACAATTAAGGCTTTGGAGTTGGCCCGGTCGGAAGCTGAAACCGCCAATGCGACCAAGAGTATATTCCTTGCCAATATGAGCCATGAACTAAGGACTCCCTTAAATGCGATTATTGGCTACAGTGAAATGTTGATTGAAGAATCGGAAGATTTAGAGTCGGAAGAATTTGTCCCAGATCTAGATAAAATTTTGCGTTCTGGCAAAGCCTTGTTGGCATTAATTAATGACTTATTAGATCTTTCCAAAATTGAAGCAGGCAAAATGGAGCTTTACTTGGAAACTTTTAATATTAATGAGTTGATTACAGGAATTTTAGATACCATCGATCCCTTAATTAAAAATAACCATAATCAATTACAGGTGGAAATTTCCTTGAAATCGGAGCAGATGCATGCAGATTTGACAAAGGTGAGACAGGGGATACTCAATCTACTCAGTAATGCTAGTAAATTCACTAAGCAAGGGACTATTAGTTTGCTGGTTAAAGAGTTTGAAGTGGAGCAAAAACCCTGGCTTTCTTTTCAAGTTAAAGATACAGGCATTGGTATGACTGAAGAACAAATGGCGAAATTATTTCAACCATTTACCCAGGCCGATTCCTCCACTACCCGCAAATATGGTGGTACTGGCTTAGGTTTGGCTATCACCCGGAAATTTTGCCAGATGATGGGGGGAGATATTCTCCTGACCAGTGAAATTGGTATGGGTTCTACTTTTACCATTAAGTTACCCAAATATGTTGAAGTGAGTTCTGCGGAAATAACTTAA
- a CDS encoding LCP family protein, translating to MTAKNSKNKGMGGHGGRKSPRKKKFQGGKWLLTGFALTAIAAVSAGAGSLLAMYSTPLGQNKLTPEQAAVFGQEKAISYKNLNIPQLSRPINVLVLGTKVLTSEEPDPSQPNPGYHALVNSVEGLTDTMVLIRLDPREKSLVVLSIPRDTRVEIPGYSGARKINQANALGGPALAAMTVTDLLGNVPIDRYMRVNVQGVEKLIDALGGVDVYVPRDMKYQDDSQRLYINLKEGQQRLDGEKALQMLRFRQDALGDIGRIQRQQLVMRAVVEQALKPQTILRIPDIVKILQSNIDTNLNMEELVAIAGFSAQIPREDVKMMMLPGDFNGTGRTSISYWLPHQRKIQEMTEEYFGAIARNSWLWDMEMEEEEASLDPYALRIAIQDSTDRPQAVKALVEDLQTAGYSRINVVNALSQPLQTTRVIAQQGDRSGARQVRNSIGLGEVLVDSNGYLISDVTIQIGADWQ from the coding sequence GTGACGGCAAAAAATTCTAAAAATAAGGGGATGGGCGGCCATGGCGGCAGAAAATCCCCCCGCAAAAAGAAGTTCCAAGGTGGGAAATGGCTATTAACTGGCTTTGCATTGACGGCGATCGCCGCAGTATCGGCGGGGGCAGGGTCTTTGTTAGCCATGTATTCAACCCCGTTGGGACAAAATAAGCTTACTCCAGAACAGGCGGCGGTATTTGGTCAAGAAAAGGCCATTTCCTACAAAAATCTCAATATTCCCCAACTGAGTCGGCCCATTAACGTGCTGGTGTTGGGCACGAAGGTGTTAACTTCCGAAGAGCCGGATCCCAGTCAACCGAACCCCGGCTACCATGCCCTGGTCAATTCGGTGGAAGGTCTCACCGACACGATGGTATTAATCCGCCTTGATCCCAGAGAAAAATCCCTCGTGGTGCTATCTATCCCCCGGGATACGAGGGTGGAGATTCCCGGTTACAGTGGCGCAAGAAAAATTAATCAGGCCAATGCCTTGGGGGGGCCGGCGTTGGCAGCTATGACGGTGACGGATTTGCTGGGGAATGTTCCCATTGACCGTTATATGCGCGTTAACGTGCAGGGGGTGGAAAAGTTAATTGATGCCCTGGGAGGAGTGGATGTCTATGTACCCCGGGACATGAAATATCAGGATGACAGCCAACGTTTATACATTAACCTCAAGGAAGGACAACAGCGTTTAGATGGAGAAAAAGCCCTGCAAATGTTGCGGTTCCGCCAGGATGCCCTGGGAGATATTGGTCGTATTCAACGACAACAATTGGTTATGCGGGCGGTGGTGGAGCAAGCTCTCAAACCCCAAACCATTCTTAGAATTCCTGACATTGTCAAAATTCTCCAGTCCAACATCGACACTAACCTCAATATGGAAGAGCTAGTGGCGATCGCCGGATTTTCGGCCCAAATACCGAGGGAAGACGTCAAAATGATGATGTTACCGGGAGATTTCAATGGCACCGGCCGCACCAGCATCAGTTACTGGTTGCCCCACCAACGCAAAATTCAGGAAATGACGGAGGAATATTTCGGGGCGATCGCCCGTAACTCCTGGTTATGGGACATGGAAATGGAAGAAGAAGAAGCCAGCCTGGACCCCTATGCCCTCCGCATTGCCATCCAAGACAGTACCGATCGCCCCCAGGCGGTGAAGGCCTTGGTTGAAGATTTGCAAACCGCCGGTTACAGTCGCATTAACGTAGTGAACGCCCTTTCCCAACCCTTACAAACCACCAGGGTCATTGCCCAGCAAGGCGATCGTTCCGGGGCTCGGCAGGTGCGGAATAGTATTGGTTTAGGGGAAGTTTTAGTCGACAGCAATGGCTATTTAATCTCCGACGTTACCATCCAAATTGGAGCCGATTGGCAATAG
- a CDS encoding cupin domain-containing protein codes for MAKSTVTYWNPLNSNNQDKWHSIEGLEGMAEELTLSIDSESGEYTRLTRFFPKADTTPFGSKSHEYPEEIFIVSGRLYDYAFEMWLETGHYASRPPGEIHGPFKTEYGCIVLEVSFPNKIGNSQNT; via the coding sequence ATGGCTAAATCAACTGTCACTTACTGGAACCCATTAAATTCGAACAATCAAGACAAGTGGCATTCAATTGAAGGTCTTGAAGGAATGGCCGAAGAACTGACACTTAGTATTGATTCTGAATCAGGCGAATATACCCGCTTAACCCGCTTTTTTCCAAAAGCTGACACAACACCCTTTGGAAGCAAAAGTCATGAATATCCTGAAGAGATATTTATAGTGAGCGGTCGCCTATATGACTATGCTTTTGAAATGTGGTTAGAAACAGGCCATTATGCAAGCAGACCACCTGGCGAAATTCATGGTCCTTTTAAAACAGAGTACGGATGTATAGTCCTTGAAGTGTCTTTCCCAAATAAAATAGGCAATTCACAAAATACCTAG
- a CDS encoding LysR family transcriptional regulator, with translation MKSINLAAIDLNLLVAFEALLEQRSVTKAAQQLQMGQPAMSSALKRLRILFEDELFVRLGRQMQPTLKAQAIAPGVLAALQQIRQAVTVNQTFEPSVSNRTFTIGSSDYTSFVVMPPLLGFSLQNAPAINIQMIEFEKDRVGDLLEQGEIDVALGVFPNPPRQTQWEPIFEEQFVGIARRGHPAVQHGKISIKDFAQLPHALTTLRRDTTGAIDKVLNEQNLERRVAFTTPHMMVLPFAIASSDLVAAIPRRIALHLATICNLTVFELPVKTKPWMVSMLWSTLNDRDEANRWLRDLIKAISR, from the coding sequence ATGAAATCGATAAATTTGGCGGCGATCGATTTAAACCTGTTGGTTGCTTTTGAAGCCCTGTTAGAACAACGCAGTGTGACAAAGGCGGCCCAGCAACTGCAGATGGGTCAGCCTGCCATGAGTTCAGCCCTCAAACGTTTACGGATTCTCTTTGAAGATGAATTGTTTGTCCGGTTAGGACGACAGATGCAACCGACGCTCAAGGCCCAGGCGATCGCCCCAGGTGTTCTGGCCGCATTACAACAGATCCGCCAAGCCGTTACCGTCAACCAAACTTTTGAACCATCGGTCAGTAACCGCACCTTTACAATCGGTAGTTCAGACTACACAAGCTTTGTCGTAATGCCCCCATTACTGGGGTTTAGTTTGCAAAACGCTCCCGCCATCAACATTCAAATGATTGAGTTTGAGAAAGACAGGGTTGGGGATTTGCTCGAACAAGGAGAAATTGATGTGGCATTGGGGGTTTTTCCTAATCCACCCCGACAAACGCAATGGGAACCTATCTTTGAAGAACAATTTGTGGGAATTGCCCGTCGGGGACATCCGGCTGTCCAGCACGGAAAGATAAGTATAAAAGACTTTGCTCAGCTTCCCCACGCTCTCACCACACTACGTCGAGATACAACAGGTGCCATAGACAAGGTGTTGAATGAGCAAAACTTAGAGCGTCGAGTGGCATTCACTACCCCCCATATGATGGTTTTACCTTTTGCGATCGCCTCCAGTGATTTAGTTGCGGCAATTCCCCGACGCATTGCCCTACATTTAGCAACTATCTGCAATTTGACAGTTTTTGAACTGCCAGTTAAAACAAAACCCTGGATGGTTTCTATGCTGTGGAGTACCTTGAATGACCGAGATGAAGCCAATCGTTGGTTACGCGACTTAATCAAAGCGATTTCTCGATAG
- a CDS encoding SDR family oxidoreductase, with translation MSLTQKIAVITGSHKGLGYAIARQLARQGTIRVVLTSRSEQDGLGAQQRLSQENLQVDFHPLDVTSDASVQRFTAWVQQTYGRVDILVNNAGVNPTMHTEESSLLTAQIETMLATLTTNVLAVARITQALMPLMKAQNYGRIVNVSTEMASLTSMGSDYYPLAPSYRLSKVGLNGLTALWAKELQGTNILINAYSPGWMQTDMGGSNAPFTADEGAETAVYLATLPEGGAQGKFFAEMRKFGGAVALAW, from the coding sequence ATGAGCTTGACCCAGAAAATTGCCGTAATCACAGGTAGCCACAAAGGATTGGGGTATGCGATCGCCCGTCAATTGGCACGGCAAGGAACCATTCGAGTGGTGCTGACCAGTCGTAGTGAGCAGGATGGTCTTGGGGCTCAACAGCGGCTATCCCAGGAAAACCTCCAAGTAGATTTTCATCCTTTAGATGTTACCAGCGATGCCAGTGTGCAACGATTTACAGCCTGGGTACAGCAGACCTACGGCAGAGTCGATATTCTGGTCAATAATGCGGGGGTCAATCCCACCATGCACACCGAAGAATCTAGCCTGCTCACGGCTCAAATAGAAACGATGCTGGCAACTTTGACCACCAATGTTTTAGCTGTAGCTCGCATCACTCAGGCGCTCATGCCCTTGATGAAAGCGCAAAACTATGGGCGGATTGTTAACGTGTCGACTGAAATGGCTTCCCTGACTTCAATGGGTAGCGATTACTATCCCTTAGCTCCGTCCTATCGCTTGTCTAAAGTTGGATTAAATGGACTGACGGCACTCTGGGCAAAGGAACTTCAGGGCACCAATATTTTGATCAATGCCTACTCTCCGGGTTGGATGCAAACGGATATGGGGGGCTCTAATGCACCGTTCACTGCCGATGAGGGCGCCGAAACCGCTGTCTACCTGGCAACATTGCCAGAGGGGGGGGCACAGGGCAAGTTTTTTGCAGAAATGCGGAAGTTTGGGGGGGCAGTGGCACTCGCCTGGTAA
- a CDS encoding heavy metal-responsive transcriptional regulator: protein MVSLLKIGDIAKQTGVSVGTLRYYETLQLIFPEERGDNRYRYYDNNTIQQVGFIKKAQSLGFSLEEIRQILEVTDHGEPPCDLVKTLLAHKIKELNLKIKDMMTFKSELERYSEQWSAISEDNKIDALCPLIASVER from the coding sequence ATGGTCAGTCTCTTAAAAATTGGTGATATAGCCAAACAGACTGGGGTTTCCGTAGGTACTCTAAGATATTACGAAACACTCCAGCTAATCTTTCCTGAAGAACGGGGAGATAACCGCTATCGTTACTATGACAACAATACTATTCAGCAAGTTGGATTTATTAAGAAAGCTCAATCTTTAGGTTTCTCCTTAGAAGAAATTAGGCAGATCTTAGAGGTTACAGATCATGGGGAACCGCCCTGCGATTTGGTAAAAACATTATTAGCTCATAAAATAAAAGAACTTAATCTTAAAATTAAGGATATGATGACATTCAAATCAGAGTTAGAAAGATACTCTGAACAATGGTCAGCTATATCTGAAGATAATAAAATAGATGCCCTTTGTCCCCTCATTGCATCCGTTGAAAGATAG
- a CDS encoding MauE/DoxX family redox-associated membrane protein produces MTITHEHLTDTTVLKLYRMSTPDHNCPWGLKAINLLQEQGIPFEDIKLTSQDEVASFKMKYQVATTPQIFRGETMIGGYTDLAKMLAVEPEKADYSYTPVIALFSTAGLITLSTSLGLTGLMGISLSMLASLKLMDIESFANSFEKYDLITKKCKAYGRVYPFIELILGLGYLSGIAPLATGIVSFLVGISGTASVFKAVYIDKLSLNCACIGGNSKAPLGIISFSENAIMALMGVSLLFSSFGKPSLNTGEINDSLMSYRIEAVTLKAN; encoded by the coding sequence ATGACAATTACCCATGAGCACCTGACTGACACCACAGTTCTGAAACTGTATCGCATGTCTACTCCAGATCATAACTGTCCTTGGGGACTAAAAGCCATCAATTTGTTACAGGAGCAAGGCATTCCTTTCGAGGATATTAAATTAACATCTCAGGATGAAGTTGCTTCGTTTAAGATGAAATATCAGGTAGCAACCACTCCTCAAATCTTTCGAGGAGAGACGATGATCGGCGGTTATACTGACCTGGCTAAAATGTTGGCAGTTGAGCCAGAAAAAGCGGATTACTCCTATACCCCAGTAATTGCTTTATTTTCCACTGCTGGATTGATTACATTGTCAACATCCCTAGGATTAACTGGGTTAATGGGTATTTCTCTATCAATGCTTGCTTCGCTCAAGTTAATGGATATTGAGTCCTTTGCTAATAGCTTTGAAAAATATGACTTAATCACCAAAAAATGCAAAGCTTATGGTAGAGTCTATCCTTTTATTGAATTAATTCTAGGTTTGGGTTATTTGTCGGGAATAGCACCATTGGCCACTGGCATTGTTTCTTTTTTAGTTGGCATTAGTGGCACAGCGTCCGTTTTTAAGGCTGTTTACATTGATAAACTTTCTCTGAATTGCGCCTGTATTGGAGGAAATTCAAAAGCTCCCTTAGGAATTATTAGTTTTTCCGAGAATGCAATTATGGCTCTGATGGGAGTTAGTTTGCTATTCTCTTCTTTTGGTAAACCATCATTAAATACTGGAGAGATTAATGATTCACTAATGTCCTATAGGATAGAAGCAGTGACATTAAAAGCCAATTAG